GGCAGGGCCCCACAGACAGACAAGGACGGGCTTGGCACTGGCACGCCAGAGGAAGAGGGCAGTCCGTGCACACAGACACAAGAATGAACACAAGGAATAGCCAGAGGACCACGGGGGCATCCTGTGGGTGGGTGTCCTGGACCACACCCTTCCTGTACCCCACCCATGCTCAGGATCCAGGCTGGGCACTGGGTCACAGGCACACTAGAGACCTCCAGCTGGCTCTAGACCACAGGCCCCCTGGACTCACCAGGTCTGGAGAAGTCAGtgtccctgagagcagggactgaCCTTTCCCAACCTCAGCTCCCATCCCTAAATTGGAAACTCCAGACACAGATGGCCATCAGCAAAGCCAGCAGTCCCCTTGTCTCCCACTGCCCATCTCTGCCAAATCTCTGTGGAGCTGCAGACTTGAGAGTTCACCCTAAAGCTCTCAGTCCCACCCCAAACTGGCTTTGGGACACCAGGAGCCATCTgaccccctcctcaccccctgaACGCAGGTGCGCTTCCTGGAGCAGCAGAACAAGCTGCTGGAGACCAAGTGGCAGTTCTACCAGAACCGCAAGTGCTGCGAGAGCAACCTGGAGCCCCTGTTCGAGGGCTACATCGAGACACTGAGGCGGGAGGCTGAGTGCGTGGAGGCCGACAGCGGGAGGCTGGCCTCAGAGCTCAACCACGTGCAGGAGGTGCTGGAGGGCTACAAGAAGAAGTGAGTGCGTCCAGGAGTGACACTGGGCACAAGAAATCGACTTGACTTGCAGCCCACTGGATTAGGCCTGAGAGGAATTTCCCAGAAGGGCGAGGGCCCAAGCaggcggcggtgggggggggggggggcggtttgcaGAATGCAGCAGGATCTTCTCATCTGTGCCACTGTTGCCTGGAGGCCTGCCTGAGCACAGGCCTGGGGCTCCCCCAGGACACATGCCTCTCCTACTTTGGCCTTCTCTTCTTGGAGGCTGGgtaggcaggggagaggggccttCTGTGGGCTCCAGGCCTTCTCCCGCTGACCTCTCAGTTCCCACCTGAAGCACATGAGCATCTGGTCCCTCAGGGCTGATGGGTCCTGGGGCTCTGTGTGTCCTGCTGCCTAGGGTGCTGAGTGCTGATGGTTGATGGGTGGCATAGGCCCCCAGCCTGAGCTAGGATGGACACccaggggaggtggggctgggtcCGCAGTGCCCCCGAGGTGCTGCTGTGCAATCCTAGCTCAGGGCTGGGTGCTGAGTCCTTATTTGCCTCCTGAGGGGACCTCACGGCAGCTTTGGGAACGGGGCTGTGAGGTCCCAGAACGTAGGCTCTCCAGACCCCTCAATTCAAAGTggggagagaatcccagacaCGTTCTAGATCCAGCCAGAAAGAAAGGATCCAGCAGAGCTGCTAGGGTGCCAGCTTCTGGGAAGTTCCTGATAGTGCCCCCTTCACTGATAAGACATGGTGGCGACCTCTGGGGAGACCTGCCCTTCCTGacctcccctctctgccctcttctGCCTCAGGTATGAGGAGGAAGTTTCTCTGAGAGCAACAGCTGAGAATGAATTTGTGGCTCTGAAGAAGGTGGGTAACATGGGATCCGGAAGCATAGACACCAGGGATCTTGGAATGACAGACTCTTCCTGGGGAGACCCAGAGGGTCTCAACCTCATGTGGGGTACACGACTGGGTCACATCCAGATGGGAAACCCCAGAGATAAGGTCATAAAAGGCTCATTCAGGTCGCTGATGAAGAGCAATGACCTTTAAATGTCCACTAGCACCctgccctggggcagggggatggCTGGGCTGACCTCTGGATGTCTTGCTTTGCTTTGGAAGTGGTGGTCTCCGGCGGGGGTCCCATGGAGGCAGAGCAGCTGCAGTCTCCTTGTGGAGGACAGTGTCCTGTCTAGCATTGTGGGAAGTCTGACCAAAAGGAGGGGTGCAGCcccagggtgtgggggaggaTGGATCAGAACCAGGAGTGGCTAGGTGGAGTCCAGGAGGCCTGCTAGGGGACCGGGGATGGGTCAAGTGGCCGAGCAGGGTTCCGTCTGACGGGTTTCTTGGAATAGGGAGGCTAAAAAGGAAAGCTGGGATTATAAGAGGAGTGAGAGGCTGGTGGTCCATCTCTAGGCACAAAGGGGTTTGTTCTCAGAAGGGCAGGAGGTTGTGAGGCCCATCCTGGGCAGGCCAGAAGGTATGGAGATAGTATGGGAATAGGAACACTGGGAATCCTTTCCCCTGGCCTCTATGgatgggggagaaaagaggagtTTGGGGTGATGGGTCCTCTTCGCTCAAAGACACCCCAACTTTCCAGGAGGTGGACTGCGCCTACCTCCGCAAGTCAGACCTGGAGGCCAACGCGGAGGCCCTGACTGAGGAGATCGACTTCCTGCGGCGCCTGTATGAGGAGGTGAGGGGCCGTGGTCCAGGCAGAAAACTGGCAACCAGCCTGGAAGATCGGGCTTTGGCCTGGGACTGGCTTGGCCAGGGATTTGGGCTGGAGCTACAGTCCTTGAAGCTATCATGCAAGCCGGGGCTGGAGATCAGGGAGGATTGGGTCCACACTGGTGCGTGAGGCTGGGGTGTAAACAAGAtccttccatcctcccacccccccaccatcTGCAGGAGATCCGTGTTCTCAACGCCCACATCTCAGACACCTCGGTCATCGTCAAGATGGACAACAGCCGGGACCTGAACATGGACTGCATTGTGGCCGAGATCAAGGCTCAATACGACGACATCGCCAGCCGCAGCCGGGCTGAGGCCGAGTCCTGGTACCGCAGCAAGGTGAGGGGCATAGGACACCTGCCTCCTAGACATGGCAGTGGGCAGGGAAGACCTCTTTTGTCTGGGGATTTTGATTATTAGGGATGGTAAGAGGACAGACATCTCTCAGTTTGGGTGGTAGAGCAGGGCTGCCATGCATGGGTGCACAGGCTGAGCACTGTACAACTTACCAATCGTCTGTGGTGTCTGAATGGGTGGGAAACTGCATCCTGAGCCTCAGGAGCATCTCTGCTTCCCCCCAGTGTGAGGAGATGAAGGCCACAGTGATCCGGCACGGGGAGACCCTGCGCCGCACCAAGGAGGAGATCAATGAGCTCAACCGCACAATCCAGAGGCTGACCGCTGAGGTTGAGAATGCCAAGTGCCAGGTAAGTGTCTCCTGGGGCctccccagggtcacacaggcAGTGTGTGTCCCCCGTGGATCTCACCATTCCCGCTCCAGCCCATCTGCAGGACTACAGTCCCTGGTTGTGGTCCCTGGGGTAGACTCCGCTGATGAGGAGAGAGGTCTGTTCTTGGGGTGTTCccagctgggagaggggagagactGGACACATCCAGGAAATGGACACAGAAACCCAGGACCATCATCCACCTTGTTCTCTTCTGGGTCCCCAGAACACCAAGCTGGAGACCGCAGTGACCCAGGCTGAGCAGCAGGGTGAGGCGGCTCTGAGCGATGCCCGCTGCAAGCTGGCCGAGCTGGAGGCCGCCCTGCAGAAGGCCAAGCAGGACATGGCCTGCCTGGTCAAGGAGTACCAGGAGGTGATGAACTCCAAGCTGGGCCTGGACATCGAGATCGCCACCTACAGGCGGCTGCTGGAAGGCGAGGAGCAGAGGTGGGTACTGTAGCCTATTTTCTCTCCCAGCCTTGCCTGGGTTCCCAGCGTGCCATGTGCCTCCTGGCATCAGTGGACTCCCATTTTCAAATCTCCCCATCCTGCATTTACAGATAATGAGTAAGTCCTTTTGGTGTGTTTCTAGCCCTCTTTGAGTCAGTCATGCCCACCAAAGTGCTAAAATGGGATTGGAACCTTTTGCAAATCTGCTCCAGAGAGCCAGGAGTCAGGCCATAGGAATTGTTGTTCCTGAGAACCCTAGCCTGGGCTTGTAACCACCTTCCCTTGGACGTGCTTTTCCCTTCCTGGCCCTTGTTGCACATAACCAAGACTCTAGCTCTCTTCTCAagcctggccctgggcccagcCTTGGCAGTTCGTATATATCCCATAGTGACTGCCTCCATAGGGCATTTTATCAACCCACTGTTATATGTTCCAACTCCAGTGGGTCCTTCTAAGTGGTCTTCCATTGCATCAGGTGGGACTGAGGGTGGACAGATAGCAGGGACTTGTCCCTTGAGGCAGCTGTGTCCCGTTCTAGCATTTTTGCTTATTGCTAGTTTTGGATATGGCGGGAAGACCCATTCATCTCAGGCTTCCTATGGCTGGAGGGCAGCTGATCATCTCCTCTGAGGACAACACTCCCAGAATGTTGCCCCTGGGTTGGTCAGGTGCTCACTCCCTGAGCCTCCCTCTTCTTGTGTATAGCCAGGCCCCTCCTCTCAAGCAGAAGAGAGTGCAGtgtgaggaggcagagggagctaCTGGGAGCATGCCTTGCAGTGGGGAGATGGGGACACAGGTTGGATAGCTGGAATCAAAGCGGTCCCATGGTGAGACTTGCCACAACCTCAAGTAATTGCTTTGGAGAGCTCAGAAGCCCCGTAGCTCCTGGGCCTGGGGAGTTTCAGCAGTGGAGACTTCCGGAATGAAGAATTTTTCAAGACTGAGTTTGGGAGTTCAAGAGGCACCTGGAAATAGCACTGGAAACTGAGCGACCCATCCCTCCGCCGCATAGGAACTCTGGGGTGAACTCAGAAGCTTTGGTGTGGTTTCCCTGTGAACCCTGGGCGTGGGATGAGTACATGGTGGACTCCAGAGTCTCCTCATGTCTGAAGCCGGTGTTGTCAACCCTTTGCCACGGTGCTATCAGAGGGACTCTCGTTTGTTTCCCTTGAGGAGATGTGTTGTGTGGGACGGAGGCGAGGGCTGCGTGGAGTTAGGTGCTCTGAATTATAGCCCTGCCTCTGTCACTGGTtatttcctctctctgggcctcagtttctccatctgtcaaATGAGGGAACTTGTGTAGACAGTTTCTGAGCCTGTTTTAAATGGGTTCTAAAACCCCCTTCGATCCCGAAACAGTTATTTATGGAGCCAAACATTGTTTTAGGCACCATGCCCTCTGCAGTGGGGAAAAGACAAGACTGAAATGTCTGCCCTCCTGAAGCCCAGGTTCTCTAATGACGCCAATCAGGCCAGATTTAGGAAGTCCGATCTGCGGCCCCTGAAATGTGTTCAGAAGTGGGTCAGAACCAACATGTCTGAACTGGGTGCCCTGTGGCGGGCACTAAGTGCCTACATGGGTCATTGATTCCGCCCTCACAGGGGACCTAGTAGATATTccggggaggagggaggccccgCAAGCAGGGCAAATCGGAGGTTGCCGGGCTAAGGAGGGCTGCCAGGCACACCGTGCCTTCCGGCTCCAGAGCCCACGTGGGGGCTGGGCGATGGCTTCCAGATGGGCTCGGTTACCGCTCCTTCCCCTCAGCAAGTGCCCAGGAGGAGGGCACGGTCCTCACTGTCACCTTGGCCGCGTGGGCCCGGCGGCTGGCCAGCAGCAccaacctctctctcttttcctttcccaacAGGCTGTGTGAGGGCGTCGGCGCCGTCAATGTGTGTAAGTAGTCCGAGCCTCCCCCTTCTCCAGCTGGGGCGGGCCCCCGTCTTGGGGGAGGGCCGTTTtcgccaaccccccccccccccccgagcctcCTGCGGTGGCCGTGCCTGATGTGCTCTGTCCCCCATTCAGGCGTCAGCAGCTCCCGCGGTGGCGTCGTCTGTGGCGATCTCTGCGCCTCCGGTGCTGCCCCTGCTGTCACCAGCAGAGTCTGCAGCGCCCCCTGCAGCGGCAACTTGGTGGTGGGCACCAGCTCGTGCGCCCCGTGCTCGGGGGCCAGCGCCTGCAGCGTGAGCTGTAGGAAGTGCTaggcggccgccgccgccgccagcgcgCATCCGCGTCACCCTCCGGCCAGGACCTCCCGCATCCCGaacgccccgccgccgccgccgccccacGACCGTCAGCTGCCGGCCCCCGAGAGCCCGGTGGCCAGATGTGCGCACGCTGCGCGTCCTCCCTACCTGCTCCCTCAGCGTGCCAtccccccaggcgccctgagccCTGGGGAGGTTGGGGCGGCACCTTGGCCTCTCTCCCTAACCTTTCCTTGTAGTGGCTTTGTTGTCTTCAGGATTCatcctttcttctgccttctgtTTTTTCCCCGCTGGATTCCTGCGTCCTGTCTGACCCTTCCACCCCAGCTTGCAGGGACAGGACGGGCCCCAGAATCCCCCTGTCTGCACTTCCTAGGAATCCGCCAGTGTGCTTGTACCTGTGGAATGGAGGTGGGGAACACTGATGGTGGCTTTCCTGAAACTCTGAGGGACATAAGCCTTGGGAGGGAAGAGCATCTCCTTCCAGGCTGCCTGCAGAGGCTTCGGCAAAGCCCGTGACTCAACTGCCagtctgtttctttgcctttgtttcaCTCTGTGTTTCCAATAAACTAATTGTAGCTTATCAAACCTGGTGCCTCAGAGTCTTGAA
The window above is part of the Ursus arctos isolate Adak ecotype North America unplaced genomic scaffold, UrsArc2.0 scaffold_26, whole genome shotgun sequence genome. Proteins encoded here:
- the LOC113249646 gene encoding keratin, type II cuticular Hb6, with translation MTCGSYCAGPSFSCISACGPRPGRCCITAAPYRGVSCYRGLTGGFGSHSVCGGFRAGSCGRSFGYRSGGVCGPSPPCITTVSVNESLLTPLNLEIDPNAQCVKHEEKEQIKCLNSRFAAFIDKVRFLEQQNKLLETKWQFYQNRKCCESNLEPLFEGYIETLRREAECVEADSGRLASELNHVQEVLEGYKKKYEEEVSLRATAENEFVALKKEVDCAYLRKSDLEANAEALTEEIDFLRRLYEEEIRVLNAHISDTSVIVKMDNSRDLNMDCIVAEIKAQYDDIASRSRAEAESWYRSKCEEMKATVIRHGETLRRTKEEINELNRTIQRLTAEVENAKCQNTKLETAVTQAEQQGEAALSDARCKLAELEAALQKAKQDMACLVKEYQEVMNSKLGLDIEIATYRRLLEGEEQRLCEGVGAVNVCVSSSRGGVVCGDLCASGAAPAVTSRVCSAPCSGNLVVGTSSCAPCSGASACSVSCRKC